The following are encoded together in the Myxococcaceae bacterium JPH2 genome:
- a CDS encoding carbohydate-binding domain-containing protein — MKRLVLCLAVVTLLASACRRPTELAVEWQPVDNSVGSWKFFRSEFTLENRGTRELGATGWKLYFSFVRRVLDEGEGDATGIQALAAQGIRISKAGQAQSGDAYVLEPLANFTPLRPGERRTLSVLASDWAILKTDAPAGFRVVFEGGALQDAVSIAVPATVRLDAADPKQTTRFEGDVLPVQTPGLRYAENPSFQALDLKGRLLPQPRQVEARDGVLTLEGAVGIRYAPGLSGEAAYLAAALGDVIAAPVSVREANAGSERIELRVDATLDVDGDGARDAEGYTLEVTDSAVSLVGSDATGVFHGIQTLRQLVPVAAYTASVKREARPASVALPRVRIVDAPGFAYRGMSLDVARHFQSKETVKKLLDVMAHYKLNALHLRLADDEGWRIEVPGIPELTTYGSRRGHDLQEAEMLQIGLGSGSDLGSGDRVAFKASSPTEANGGAAPSYQGFETATLNFVGRGSGYYTTKEFEELLAYAAERHIDIIPEIDMPGHARAAVKAMEYRYRQYRDSDPTRAQEYRLVDPNDASRHTSVQGYTDNFVNPCLSSTYAFLGKVVRELKARYDAVPAARLVAIHAGGDELPSLAANVWWAGSPACQGNPETQGLSDLERFNLFFSRWGGLIAQSGAAVTGWDDIIHHGLALPGFIPMPWSNVWGWGREDDAYRYANQGYRVILSHATNLYMDLAYNKDPDEPGYYWANFVDEKKTFEYRPFDVYVNGTHDRMGNPIPPESWDAKEHLTAEGRRNILGMHGLLFGENVKTPEVMEYLAFPKLLGVAERAWNPDLPPVSEMPALWARFANSLGQYVLPRLGAYRPVDVRGELPDGVGVNYRIPLPGAERRGGQLFANVRFPGLGLEYSLDGGKRWLPYAQPVRVAGRVLLRARAEDGRTSRVVELN, encoded by the coding sequence ATGAAGCGGCTCGTGCTGTGCCTCGCAGTCGTGACGTTGCTGGCCTCGGCCTGCCGTCGCCCGACGGAGCTGGCCGTCGAGTGGCAGCCGGTGGACAACTCGGTGGGGAGCTGGAAGTTCTTCCGCTCCGAGTTCACCCTGGAGAATCGCGGCACGCGCGAGCTGGGGGCCACCGGATGGAAGCTCTACTTCAGCTTCGTGCGCCGCGTCCTCGATGAAGGCGAGGGGGATGCGACGGGCATCCAGGCGCTCGCGGCGCAGGGCATCCGCATCTCCAAGGCGGGGCAGGCGCAGAGCGGCGACGCCTACGTGTTGGAGCCCCTGGCGAACTTCACGCCCCTGCGGCCAGGGGAGCGGCGCACGCTGTCCGTGCTCGCCTCCGACTGGGCCATCCTGAAGACGGACGCGCCCGCCGGCTTCCGCGTCGTCTTCGAGGGGGGCGCCCTCCAGGACGCGGTGTCCATCGCGGTCCCCGCCACCGTGCGGCTGGACGCGGCGGACCCCAAGCAGACCACGCGCTTCGAGGGAGACGTGCTCCCCGTCCAGACGCCGGGCCTGCGCTATGCGGAGAACCCCTCGTTCCAGGCGCTCGACCTCAAGGGCCGCTTGCTGCCGCAGCCCCGCCAGGTGGAGGCGCGCGACGGCGTGCTGACGCTGGAGGGCGCGGTGGGCATCCGCTACGCGCCGGGCCTGTCCGGCGAGGCCGCCTATCTGGCCGCGGCGCTCGGTGACGTCATCGCCGCGCCGGTGAGTGTGCGCGAGGCGAATGCGGGCTCGGAGCGGATCGAGCTGCGCGTGGACGCCACGCTGGATGTCGATGGCGACGGCGCCCGAGACGCGGAGGGCTACACCCTGGAGGTCACGGACTCGGCCGTGTCCCTGGTGGGCTCGGATGCCACGGGTGTGTTCCATGGCATCCAGACGCTGCGCCAGCTCGTCCCCGTGGCGGCCTACACCGCCTCGGTGAAGCGCGAGGCGCGGCCTGCGTCCGTGGCGCTCCCCCGCGTGCGCATTGTCGACGCGCCGGGCTTCGCGTACCGCGGCATGAGCCTGGATGTGGCGCGGCACTTCCAGTCGAAGGAGACGGTGAAGAAGCTGCTCGACGTGATGGCCCACTACAAGCTCAATGCCTTGCACCTGCGGCTGGCGGATGACGAGGGCTGGCGCATCGAGGTGCCCGGCATCCCCGAGCTGACGACGTACGGCTCGCGGCGCGGCCATGATCTGCAAGAGGCGGAGATGCTGCAGATCGGCCTGGGTAGTGGCAGCGACCTGGGGTCTGGCGATCGCGTCGCCTTCAAGGCCAGCTCCCCCACCGAGGCCAATGGGGGCGCGGCCCCGAGCTACCAGGGCTTCGAGACCGCGACGCTCAACTTCGTGGGCCGGGGCAGCGGCTATTACACGACGAAGGAGTTCGAGGAGCTGCTCGCCTACGCGGCCGAGCGCCACATCGACATCATCCCGGAGATCGACATGCCGGGCCACGCGCGGGCCGCGGTGAAGGCCATGGAGTATCGCTATCGCCAGTATCGGGACTCGGACCCCACGCGGGCCCAGGAGTATCGCCTGGTGGACCCCAACGACGCGTCCCGCCACACCAGCGTGCAAGGCTATACGGACAACTTCGTCAACCCGTGTCTGTCTTCCACGTATGCCTTCCTGGGCAAGGTGGTGCGCGAGCTGAAGGCCCGCTACGACGCGGTGCCCGCGGCCCGGCTGGTGGCCATCCACGCGGGCGGCGATGAGCTGCCCTCGCTGGCGGCGAACGTGTGGTGGGCGGGCTCTCCCGCGTGCCAGGGCAATCCGGAGACGCAGGGCCTGAGCGACCTGGAGCGCTTCAACCTGTTCTTCTCGCGGTGGGGTGGCCTCATTGCCCAATCGGGCGCCGCGGTGACGGGCTGGGACGACATCATCCACCACGGGCTGGCGCTGCCGGGCTTCATCCCCATGCCGTGGAGCAATGTCTGGGGTTGGGGCCGCGAGGATGATGCCTACCGGTACGCCAACCAGGGCTACCGGGTCATCCTGTCGCACGCGACGAACCTGTACATGGACCTCGCGTACAACAAGGACCCCGACGAGCCCGGCTACTACTGGGCCAACTTCGTCGACGAGAAGAAGACCTTCGAGTACCGCCCGTTCGATGTCTACGTGAACGGGACGCATGACCGGATGGGCAACCCCATTCCGCCCGAGTCCTGGGACGCGAAGGAGCACCTCACCGCCGAGGGCCGCCGCAACATCCTGGGCATGCACGGCCTGCTCTTTGGCGAGAACGTGAAGACGCCCGAGGTGATGGAGTACCTCGCGTTCCCCAAGCTGCTGGGCGTGGCCGAGCGCGCGTGGAACCCGGACCTGCCGCCCGTCTCCGAGATGCCCGCGCTGTGGGCGCGCTTCGCCAACAGCCTGGGCCAGTACGTGCTGCCGCGGCTCGGGGCCTATCGTCCCGTGGACGTGCGCGGGGAGCTGCCGGACGGGGTGGGCGTCAACTACCGCATCCCCTTGCCGGGGGCCGAGCGTCGCGGCGGTCAGCTCTTCGCCAACGTGCGCTTCCCCGGACTGGGCCTCGAGTACTCGCTCGATGGTGGCAAGCGTTGGCTGCCCTACGCGCAGCCGGTCCGGGTCGCGGGCCGGGTGCTGCTGCGGGCGCGCGCCGAGGATGGCCGTACCAGCCGCGTGGTCGAGCTGAACTGA